From a region of the Candidatus Kapaibacterium sp. genome:
- a CDS encoding ATP-binding protein, whose translation MKSSTKLTISRKLIILITSITMISTIIGMQLVQMYERDRIQQYLEYEIQLIAKLVGEFLVPTLIFNDIPGAFDIFKKTNSIEDLSAIVVYDSEGNFFTDYYKQSFIPNKNIDNTSLAKLDTNFIADDYIIVAHQIYYNGIHYGSVLIFSEYNKFDIWKNQLSISIFLILGIVLIISIILSISLHRFISKPITDLTKIALKVMQTGDFTIRASENLKDEAGILNRTFNAMLRTIAGYYAEREEVEQTLRDNEMRYRALFDYSPIPVFLFESDKCTMLNFTAMQLFKIIERNDVIGSHYKEIFKTDSEEHYDYIFNNRTVNERRVSFDFVIFDKFNNRKYIELTSMMVHTNGVVSLIIMCMDISEKIHFESELLKMNQELENRVKQRTNELETTMMQLNHKNQLMNLKEIELNEAKDEAERANRIKSEFIANISHEIRTPMNVIKGYSEMLFKRITEPENIKILKSIVYSSETLLSIINDILDLSKIEAGKLLISPHEVDLVKTFFEVQDMFSSRCQDKNLTLTFDFPQDLPSQVMIDGTRLNQILFNLISNSIKFTEQGYIKVICSYEILTPVSMKLRLTVEDTGIGIKAENIEYIFDAFAQERWQSKASQLGTGLGLTITKRLVESMNGIITVVSQENTGTAFTVEFNEITILPNGNTVKLLKEGYKPKYHCEHSCKALIIDDYELNRLVLRDKLEEFGIQIYEAHDLKSSLEAIEKNEFQIIFVDLVIPEHDGNEIAKQIRKSKHFNNCPLIVYTASLTFSLDENSNFDDLLTKPVKNSILHDLIKKYLGEMLEQAHEEIEQIQFDDSEIVVIDDKKLDELIDLINSNWADTAYELSQSQIIDDIQNFIVTLKSKVDYFSIQIFEQYTFVLGKAAEEFEISRVKNILDGITSLRDELVNIRNLRRKK comes from the coding sequence ATGAAATCATCAACAAAATTAACCATAAGCCGGAAGCTAATCATTTTGATAACCTCAATCACAATGATAAGTACTATAATTGGTATGCAATTAGTTCAGATGTACGAGCGCGATAGAATCCAACAGTATTTAGAATACGAAATTCAATTAATCGCAAAATTAGTAGGTGAATTTTTGGTACCGACATTGATTTTCAATGACATTCCGGGTGCTTTCGACATATTCAAAAAGACAAATTCTATCGAAGATTTATCCGCAATTGTTGTTTACGATTCCGAAGGTAATTTTTTTACGGATTATTACAAACAGTCATTCATACCGAATAAAAATATTGACAATACATCATTAGCAAAATTAGACACTAATTTCATAGCCGACGACTACATAATTGTAGCCCATCAGATTTATTACAACGGCATTCATTACGGTTCAGTTCTAATATTTTCCGAATACAACAAATTTGATATTTGGAAAAACCAACTGAGTATTTCTATATTTTTGATTTTAGGCATCGTATTGATAATTTCAATTATACTATCTATTTCGTTACATAGATTTATATCGAAACCAATAACAGATTTGACAAAAATCGCTCTCAAAGTGATGCAGACAGGTGATTTCACAATTCGTGCATCAGAAAATCTCAAGGATGAAGCAGGAATTTTGAACCGCACATTCAATGCAATGCTTCGCACGATAGCCGGATATTATGCAGAACGAGAAGAAGTGGAGCAAACACTGAGAGATAACGAGATGAGGTATCGGGCATTATTTGATTACTCACCAATCCCGGTATTCCTGTTTGAGAGCGATAAATGCACGATGTTAAATTTTACCGCAATGCAGTTATTCAAAATTATCGAGAGAAACGATGTAATTGGCAGCCACTATAAAGAAATATTCAAAACCGACAGCGAAGAGCATTACGACTATATTTTCAACAACAGAACAGTCAACGAAAGGCGAGTAAGTTTCGATTTTGTAATTTTTGATAAGTTCAACAATCGTAAATACATTGAATTAACCTCGATGATGGTGCATACTAACGGAGTTGTTTCGTTGATAATAATGTGTATGGATATCAGCGAAAAGATTCACTTCGAATCGGAATTGCTCAAGATGAATCAAGAGCTCGAAAACCGCGTCAAACAGCGTACAAATGAATTAGAGACAACGATGATGCAATTGAACCATAAAAATCAGCTGATGAATCTGAAAGAAATCGAATTGAACGAAGCAAAAGATGAGGCTGAACGTGCAAATAGAATCAAAAGTGAATTCATAGCAAATATATCTCACGAAATTCGCACACCGATGAATGTAATCAAGGGATATAGTGAAATGCTTTTTAAGAGGATAACTGAGCCCGAGAACATTAAAATCTTGAAATCGATAGTTTACAGTTCCGAAACCTTGCTTTCAATCATAAATGACATATTGGATTTGTCCAAAATTGAAGCAGGGAAGCTGCTTATTTCTCCTCATGAAGTGGATTTGGTCAAAACTTTCTTTGAAGTTCAAGATATGTTTTCCTCGCGTTGCCAGGACAAAAATCTAACTTTAACATTCGATTTCCCGCAGGATTTACCATCGCAAGTTATGATTGACGGAACACGACTCAACCAAATTTTGTTCAATCTGATAAGCAATTCAATCAAATTTACCGAGCAAGGATATATTAAAGTTATATGTAGTTATGAAATATTAACACCGGTAAGCATGAAGTTGAGATTGACCGTAGAAGACACCGGAATCGGAATCAAGGCTGAAAATATCGAATATATATTTGATGCTTTTGCTCAGGAAAGGTGGCAATCCAAAGCAAGCCAATTAGGAACAGGGCTAGGGCTAACGATAACCAAGAGACTTGTGGAAAGTATGAACGGTATAATAACAGTTGTCAGTCAGGAGAATACAGGTACTGCTTTCACGGTAGAATTCAACGAAATTACTATTTTACCAAACGGAAACACAGTCAAATTATTAAAAGAAGGATACAAACCAAAATATCATTGTGAACATTCCTGCAAAGCTTTGATTATTGACGATTACGAGCTTAACAGATTAGTCCTTAGGGACAAACTCGAAGAATTCGGCATTCAGATTTACGAAGCTCATGATTTGAAAAGTAGTCTCGAAGCTATCGAAAAGAACGAATTTCAGATTATTTTTGTAGATTTGGTCATCCCTGAGCACGATGGGAACGAAATTGCGAAACAAATCAGAAAATCGAAACATTTCAACAACTGTCCGCTAATTGTCTATACAGCATCGTTGACTTTCTCCTTAGATGAAAATTCAAATTTCGACGATTTATTGACTAAACCTGTAAAAAATTCAATATTGCACGATTTAATCAAAAAATATCTCGGAGAAATGTTGGAGCAAGCCCATGAAGAAATTGAACAGATTCAGTTTGATGATAGTGAAATTGTAGTAATTGACGACAAAAAGTTAGACGAATTGATAGATTTAATCAACTCCAATTGGGCAGATACTGCTTATGAATTGAGTCAAAGTCAAATCATAGACGATATACAGAACTTCATTGTCACATTAAAATCGAAAGTTGATTACTTCTCAATCCAAATTTTCGAGCAATATACATTCGTATTGGGAAAAGCAGCAGAAGAATTTGAAATCAGCCGAGTAAAAAATATACTCGATGGAATTACTTCGCTTAGAGATGAATTAGTAAATATCAGGAATTTGAGAAGGAAAAAATAA
- a CDS encoding YfiR family protein: protein MCKYFQNIANISCNYLIVIAYFLLLFIPNLSKSQESDENSLVIAYLERFTRFIENHSFTQFDDKNKDFNLYYYGNNTFGKRFEEIFATQKIKNRKVNIRFVNKIEELQDANMIFISKSAEKDLDKIVEYANRNGILTTSYSTGFAKRGVHINLYMQDMKLKFEINHNSAKKAGFHISHLLLSKARIIE from the coding sequence TTGTGTAAGTATTTTCAAAATATTGCAAATATTAGCTGTAATTATTTAATCGTAATTGCATATTTTTTATTACTATTTATCCCAAACCTTTCCAAATCACAAGAATCGGACGAAAACTCACTCGTAATTGCCTATCTTGAACGTTTCACAAGATTTATCGAAAATCATTCTTTTACTCAATTTGACGATAAAAACAAAGATTTCAATTTGTATTATTATGGCAATAATACATTTGGAAAAAGATTTGAAGAAATATTCGCAACACAAAAAATCAAGAACCGAAAAGTCAATATTCGGTTTGTAAATAAAATCGAAGAATTGCAAGATGCAAATATGATTTTTATTTCCAAATCAGCCGAAAAAGATTTGGATAAAATCGTTGAATATGCAAACAGAAATGGGATACTAACAACATCATACTCTACAGGATTTGCTAAACGTGGTGTACATATTAACCTCTACATGCAGGATATGAAATTGAAATTTGAAATCAACCATAATTCTGCAAAAAAAGCAGGTTTCCACATTAGTCATTTGTTATTGTCAAAAGCACGAATAATTGAGTGA
- a CDS encoding TonB-dependent receptor — protein MLLKYKVYILFLASTLCLTVEVNANNTEELFDLTFDELMSTKVNIGSLLFMSNYDKPAMVTTISSEDIRVTPHRNIYDLLETYIPGAYFMSHYDAPTLGVRGIISDRSNKVLLLVNGQVANQKARSGAIAELQNWDLGDIDKIEVIRGPGSVTYGPGAIACVINIITKTKSTNDASDFKVNYIYPYNSKGISTKFTQRITDDLSVFGFASVQQTQGYSPENAYNIMYNRWTLNEHETQNKYQEYLTDYFDKPQTKIHFQFDLFDNTSLWFRYANSGTTTNGAIHKAQYQIGLDENNIAIMGNYANPLQVKHEHFLVNLHNEIELSANYSFASNLHFGTENNARTMGWFWMWGPNDAPNQNIYDELIDHKSLRNKYNNFSESELSCDFLLSGIASDDIRFALGTTLSYNKWGSPWFADANMIRMGDHSNIISGPDSPIYGQSLFFGVDSANAIFVGNGWSTFMYSFYGEAELVIQKSVTALFSARMDKDSYSDYLFSPRIALIYKINENSSLKLIAQQSNRMNTAEELFLQNRAGNISAPEKLNTLEMIFSNTYLGNILIEGSVNYNNIDILSWYDPDRTTRETGNLSMIGIEAEIKYNTKYIAIGLNHSFTHMLDWVLAPGVERSGISYSDYKFSYLGNSTTGFGNNINNWANNSTKFYANFNLYEKKLILHLNARVLWGFEGAKDGLQLVRQLTEGTADEQSIRAILDVMRQQSFYDYDFRLNASINYNFVPKSTISVFLMNISKIGNNYRYKYEAGNKAESYLFRMNLLEEPLTIGLKLSYEI, from the coding sequence ATGTTATTAAAATACAAAGTATATATTTTGTTTTTAGCATCTACACTTTGTTTGACGGTTGAAGTGAACGCAAACAACACAGAAGAACTTTTCGACTTGACATTTGACGAGTTGATGTCCACTAAAGTCAATATAGGTTCACTTTTGTTCATGTCGAATTACGACAAGCCTGCTATGGTCACAACTATATCCTCAGAAGATATCCGTGTGACACCGCACAGAAATATTTACGATTTGCTTGAAACCTATATTCCCGGTGCATACTTTATGAGTCATTACGATGCACCTACTCTCGGAGTACGGGGCATAATTTCTGACAGGAGCAACAAAGTGCTGCTATTAGTCAATGGGCAAGTAGCAAATCAAAAAGCAAGGAGTGGAGCAATTGCCGAATTGCAAAATTGGGACTTAGGTGATATTGACAAAATCGAAGTAATCAGAGGTCCCGGTTCGGTAACTTACGGACCGGGTGCAATTGCTTGTGTAATCAATATAATCACAAAAACAAAATCAACTAATGATGCGAGTGACTTCAAAGTCAATTACATTTACCCTTATAATTCAAAGGGTATTTCGACAAAATTTACCCAAAGGATTACTGATGATTTGAGTGTTTTTGGTTTTGCGAGCGTCCAACAAACTCAAGGATATTCACCTGAAAATGCTTATAACATTATGTATAACAGGTGGACTTTAAATGAGCATGAAACTCAAAATAAATATCAAGAATATTTGACTGATTATTTTGATAAGCCTCAAACTAAAATCCATTTTCAATTTGACTTATTCGATAACACAAGCCTATGGTTCAGATATGCAAATTCCGGCACTACAACTAATGGAGCTATACACAAGGCACAATATCAAATCGGTTTGGACGAGAATAATATTGCCATCATGGGTAATTACGCTAATCCTTTGCAAGTCAAACATGAACATTTCTTGGTTAATTTGCATAACGAAATCGAACTCAGCGCCAACTATTCATTCGCCTCAAATTTGCATTTTGGAACTGAAAATAATGCCAGGACAATGGGATGGTTTTGGATGTGGGGTCCAAACGATGCTCCAAATCAAAATATTTACGATGAACTAATTGACCACAAAAGCCTGAGAAACAAATACAACAACTTTTCAGAGAGTGAACTAAGTTGTGATTTCTTGTTGAGCGGTATAGCAAGTGATGATATCCGATTCGCATTAGGTACAACGCTTTCCTACAATAAATGGGGCTCTCCATGGTTTGCAGATGCCAATATGATTAGAATGGGCGACCATAGCAATATCATCAGCGGACCGGATTCGCCTATTTATGGACAAAGCCTATTTTTTGGTGTTGACTCTGCTAATGCAATTTTTGTTGGCAATGGTTGGTCCACATTCATGTATTCATTTTATGGCGAAGCCGAACTCGTAATTCAGAAATCAGTGACAGCCTTATTCTCAGCAAGAATGGATAAAGACAGCTATTCCGATTATCTTTTCTCGCCAAGAATTGCTTTAATCTATAAAATCAACGAAAATAGTTCGCTAAAACTAATAGCACAACAATCAAACAGAATGAATACAGCTGAAGAACTTTTCTTGCAAAATAGAGCAGGAAATATCTCTGCACCAGAAAAGCTGAACACACTTGAGATGATTTTTTCGAACACCTATTTGGGTAATATTTTAATTGAAGGCTCGGTTAACTATAATAATATTGATATTTTAAGCTGGTATGACCCAGATAGAACCACACGCGAAACAGGCAATTTGTCCATGATTGGAATAGAAGCAGAAATTAAATACAATACCAAATACATAGCCATAGGCTTGAATCATTCATTTACCCATATGCTTGATTGGGTATTAGCTCCCGGAGTTGAACGAAGCGGGATAAGCTATTCTGATTATAAATTTAGCTATTTGGGAAATTCGACTACCGGCTTTGGGAATAACATAAACAATTGGGCAAATAACAGCACCAAATTTTATGCAAACTTCAACTTATACGAGAAGAAATTAATATTGCATTTGAACGCAAGAGTATTATGGGGATTTGAAGGTGCTAAAGATGGATTGCAGTTAGTTAGACAATTAACAGAAGGTACGGCAGATGAACAATCAATCAGAGCTATTTTGGATGTGATGCGGCAGCAATCATTCTACGATTATGACTTCAGATTGAACGCTTCGATTAATTATAATTTTGTTCCAAAATCAACAATATCAGTTTTTTTGATGAATATCTCAAAAATCGGAAATAATTACAGATACAAATATGAAGCAGGAAATAAAGCAGAATCATATTTATTCAGAATGAATTTATTGGAGGAACCATTAACTATCGGATTGAAGTTATCATACGAAATATAA
- a CDS encoding response regulator transcription factor: MMNDINILIADDHYLIAKLIKMMLTTSDERFKVSLAKNSSEVFDFVRQSKPELMLLDIDMPEIDGLQVLKKVKAEEPDIKVLMISNHTESWVIKRALKLGANGYLCKYSDSDEVLTAIKTLLSGDIYLCKGTLKSLYVSSPNDKKELVSTHIKHALGNLSKREMEVLKLVLEEYSTKEISELLFISARTVETHRKNILNKMGVKSSLGLIKLFVETNMIESINAT; this comes from the coding sequence ATGATGAATGATATTAACATACTTATAGCTGATGACCATTATCTGATAGCTAAGCTGATTAAAATGATGCTTACTACGTCCGATGAACGATTCAAAGTTAGCCTTGCCAAAAATAGTTCTGAAGTATTCGACTTTGTTCGCCAATCAAAGCCGGAGCTAATGTTGCTCGATATTGATATGCCCGAAATTGATGGCTTGCAAGTGTTAAAAAAAGTTAAAGCAGAGGAACCGGATATCAAGGTGCTCATGATTTCTAATCATACCGAATCGTGGGTCATAAAACGCGCTCTAAAATTGGGTGCCAACGGCTATTTGTGCAAATATTCCGACAGCGATGAGGTACTGACTGCAATTAAAACTTTACTCAGTGGTGATATATATTTGTGCAAGGGTACATTGAAAAGTTTGTATGTGAGTTCACCAAATGATAAGAAAGAATTAGTGTCAACTCATATCAAACACGCTTTGGGAAATTTGAGTAAACGCGAAATGGAAGTGTTGAAACTTGTTTTGGAGGAATATTCGACTAAGGAAATATCCGAATTGCTGTTCATAAGTGCAAGAACTGTTGAAACGCATAGGAAAAATATTCTTAATAAGATGGGAGTGAAAAGCAGCCTGGGATTGATTAAACTGTTTGTCGAAACAAATATGATTGAATCTATTAATGCCACTTAG
- a CDS encoding TolC family protein encodes MMIKLFKNISLIAFSLIILSGQVLAQGLLTLEDALKLAFANNHAVLFASKQSEIDQNNNSIGNAGFLPSLDANAGIRKSVLNVNQLYLDGREVNRTGALSDQLDAGIALNWTIFDGTRMFIRKEQLAEMQKIGELEYKNMLELTATDIINQYFSIVRTKAVLISIEENLEISRERMSLTELRESLGKLSKFDVLQAKTDLNSDIADSIDAAIQYQNSKIELKRMIGIGEYDDFDVEAEIDLLPQIASIPDNEIENQNTQLLLAKQNQKLANLESSLANSYYLPQLDAFGAYNWARAKSQSGFLSENTSYGLNYGLSLSLNIFDGLNSSRESENAQIRIEMSDILYRQTAQLIFSEIRKVQNSYNALKMKLDFELENIAVAEENMALASDRLNLGIITPLEFREVQNNLNKARTRLTETQYQLKLSETTLLRITGNLISGN; translated from the coding sequence ATGATGATAAAATTATTCAAAAATATTTCGTTAATAGCTTTCAGCTTGATTATATTGAGCGGGCAAGTCCTTGCACAAGGTTTATTGACATTGGAAGATGCTCTCAAACTTGCTTTTGCGAATAATCATGCGGTACTTTTTGCTTCGAAACAATCAGAAATTGACCAAAATAATAATTCAATCGGCAATGCAGGATTTCTGCCATCACTTGATGCAAATGCGGGTATCCGCAAATCCGTTTTGAATGTCAATCAACTCTACTTAGATGGACGAGAAGTAAACCGTACCGGAGCACTTTCTGACCAATTGGATGCAGGAATTGCCTTAAATTGGACGATATTTGATGGCACTCGAATGTTTATACGTAAAGAGCAATTAGCGGAAATGCAAAAAATCGGCGAACTCGAATACAAAAACATGCTCGAATTAACTGCCACAGACATTATCAACCAATATTTCTCAATTGTCCGAACCAAAGCCGTATTAATCAGCATTGAAGAAAATTTGGAGATTTCCCGCGAAAGAATGTCGCTGACCGAATTGCGTGAATCATTGGGCAAATTATCAAAATTCGACGTACTCCAAGCCAAAACAGATTTGAACAGTGATATTGCAGATTCGATTGATGCCGCAATCCAATATCAAAATTCAAAAATCGAACTGAAACGAATGATTGGAATCGGTGAATATGATGATTTCGATGTCGAAGCGGAAATTGATTTGCTCCCACAAATTGCCTCAATTCCCGATAATGAAATCGAAAATCAAAATACACAATTGCTATTAGCTAAACAAAATCAAAAGCTTGCAAATTTGGAATCAAGTCTTGCAAATTCATATTATTTGCCGCAATTGGATGCCTTTGGTGCATATAATTGGGCGAGAGCAAAATCACAATCGGGTTTTTTGAGCGAAAACACTTCGTATGGGCTTAATTACGGCTTGAGCCTATCGCTGAACATATTTGACGGCTTAAATAGCAGCAGAGAGTCCGAAAATGCCCAAATTCGTATAGAGATGAGCGATATACTTTATCGTCAGACAGCACAATTGATTTTTTCGGAAATCAGAAAAGTGCAAAATTCATATAATGCCTTGAAAATGAAGCTTGACTTTGAACTCGAAAATATTGCAGTAGCAGAAGAAAATATGGCTTTGGCATCCGACCGACTAAATTTGGGCATAATCACGCCATTGGAATTCCGCGAAGTACAAAACAATCTAAATAAAGCCCGCACACGGCTTACCGAGACACAATACCAGCTAAAACTATCCGAAACCACTTTGCTAAGAATCACGGGGAATTTAATTTCCGGCAATTAA
- a CDS encoding efflux RND transporter permease subunit, protein MSIIIVLFGAIGYTFLGVREYPSVDPPIITVSTNYTGANADVMETQITEPLEESINGIAGIRSLKSVSRDGRSTITVEFNIDVDLEAAANDVRDRVSRAERNLPPDTDPPTVSKADADASPIAFLNVKSETRSLLDLSSIAENVFKERLQTIDGVSEIRIWGQKRYSMRLWLNQYQLAAFEMTPLDVREALNRNNVELPTGRIEGQNTELTVRTLGRLTTVNEFNDLIIKQDGNGIVRLKDVGRAELFPENERTLLKRDKIPMVGVVLIPQPGANYIEIVDEFYRRIELIKKDLPSDIEIGIGFDQTTFIRQSIDEVVQTVFIAFGLVIFIIFFFLRDWRTTIIPVIVIPIALIGAFFIMYLFNFSINVLTLLGIVLAIGLVVDDAIVVLENIYKKIELGMSPQEAGVKGSAEIFFAVIATTIALASVFMPILFLEGLTGRLFREFGIVIAGAVIISSFVALTLTPMLATKILKKRTKHNKFYEATEPFFVSLTKNYASSLDWFMKHRWLSFPVILFAMGVIYFFGSQLPSELAPVEDRSSLRVLSTAPEGTSYDFMETYMNDLVDLLEENVPEKRTLISITSPGFGASSSVNSGFIRVMLSEPDERQATQQQVAQNIQKILPQLPDARSFVIQEQSIGSSRGGLPVQYVLQAPNLEKLKSVIPIFMDSVMNDATFAQADVNLKFNKPELQVDINRMKARDLGLSIADIAQTLQLTLSGARFDFFVMDGKQYQVIGQLERQNRNTPLDLKSIYVRNNRGELIQLDNVVTVSETSSPPQLFRFDRFASATVSASLAEGKTIADGIEVMERISQSVLDETMYTSLDGPSKDYRESASSLFFIFVLALVLIYLVLSAQFESFRDPFIIMFTVPLAIGGAIFSLWYFGQTINIFSQIGQIMLIGLVTKNGILIVEFANQIKAKGSTPFEAAKLSAYLRFRPILMTSLSTILGILPIALAIGAGSESRRSMGIAVIGGLLLATLLTLYVIPAIYSYFSGKEAVMTDELKEAENLVAETIN, encoded by the coding sequence ATGTCCATTATAATAGTTTTGTTTGGAGCAATCGGCTATACTTTTCTTGGTGTGCGAGAGTATCCCAGCGTTGACCCGCCTATCATTACAGTATCGACCAATTACACCGGTGCAAATGCTGATGTAATGGAAACGCAAATCACCGAACCACTCGAAGAATCAATTAACGGTATAGCGGGAATCAGGTCGCTCAAATCTGTCAGTCGCGACGGCAGAAGCACAATAACAGTTGAATTCAATATAGATGTTGATTTGGAAGCGGCTGCAAACGACGTTCGGGACAGAGTTTCTCGAGCCGAACGAAATTTACCGCCGGACACAGACCCACCGACAGTTAGCAAAGCTGATGCTGATGCAAGCCCGATAGCATTTTTGAATGTGAAAAGTGAAACACGTTCTTTGCTTGATTTATCTTCAATTGCTGAAAATGTATTCAAAGAGAGACTTCAGACAATTGACGGAGTGAGCGAAATAAGAATTTGGGGGCAAAAACGATATTCGATGAGATTGTGGCTTAATCAATATCAGTTAGCTGCTTTTGAAATGACTCCATTAGACGTTCGCGAGGCACTAAACCGAAATAATGTTGAACTACCGACAGGTAGAATTGAAGGGCAGAATACGGAATTAACAGTCAGGACATTAGGTAGATTGACTACTGTTAATGAATTTAACGATTTAATTATCAAGCAAGACGGAAACGGTATCGTCAGACTCAAAGATGTCGGCAGAGCCGAGTTATTCCCCGAGAACGAAAGGACATTATTAAAACGCGATAAGATACCAATGGTTGGGGTAGTTCTGATACCTCAGCCCGGAGCGAATTATATCGAAATCGTTGATGAATTTTATCGCCGAATTGAGTTAATCAAAAAAGATTTGCCTTCTGATATCGAAATCGGCATAGGATTCGACCAAACAACTTTTATCAGACAATCAATTGACGAAGTGGTCCAAACTGTTTTCATAGCTTTCGGATTGGTAATTTTTATTATATTTTTCTTCTTGCGAGATTGGCGAACGACCATAATTCCTGTAATAGTTATTCCAATTGCTTTGATAGGCGCCTTTTTCATCATGTATTTATTTAATTTTTCGATTAATGTGCTGACACTACTTGGAATAGTACTCGCAATCGGATTAGTAGTTGACGATGCCATTGTAGTGCTCGAAAATATTTACAAAAAAATCGAACTCGGAATGTCTCCCCAAGAAGCAGGAGTCAAAGGATCTGCGGAAATATTCTTTGCTGTAATAGCTACTACAATAGCTCTTGCATCGGTTTTTATGCCTATTCTGTTTCTCGAAGGGCTTACAGGAAGGTTATTCAGGGAATTTGGAATTGTCATAGCAGGTGCAGTTATAATTTCATCGTTCGTTGCATTGACATTGACTCCGATGCTTGCAACGAAAATTTTGAAAAAGAGAACAAAACACAATAAATTTTACGAAGCGACTGAACCATTCTTCGTTTCGTTGACAAAGAACTATGCAAGCTCACTCGATTGGTTCATGAAGCACCGTTGGTTGTCTTTCCCGGTTATTCTATTCGCAATGGGAGTGATATATTTTTTCGGTAGTCAACTCCCGAGCGAATTAGCTCCGGTTGAAGACAGAAGTTCACTTCGTGTTCTATCAACCGCACCGGAAGGTACAAGCTATGATTTCATGGAGACTTACATGAATGATTTAGTTGATTTGCTCGAAGAAAATGTGCCCGAAAAAAGAACTTTGATTTCGATTACTTCGCCCGGATTTGGTGCATCAAGCTCCGTGAACAGTGGGTTTATACGCGTGATGTTGAGTGAACCGGACGAGCGACAAGCTACTCAACAGCAAGTGGCTCAAAATATTCAGAAAATACTGCCTCAACTACCAGACGCAAGAAGTTTTGTAATCCAAGAACAATCAATCGGTTCATCCAGAGGAGGATTGCCTGTGCAATATGTATTGCAAGCGCCAAATTTGGAGAAATTGAAAAGTGTTATCCCGATTTTTATGGATAGCGTCATGAATGATGCAACATTTGCACAAGCGGATGTAAATTTGAAATTCAACAAACCTGAACTGCAAGTAGATATCAACCGTATGAAAGCTCGTGATTTAGGGCTATCAATTGCCGATATTGCACAAACATTGCAGCTGACTCTTAGCGGTGCAAGGTTCGACTTTTTTGTGATGGACGGAAAGCAATATCAGGTAATCGGACAATTGGAGCGCCAGAATAGAAATACACCGCTTGATTTGAAATCTATTTATGTCAGAAATAATCGCGGTGAATTGATTCAACTCGACAATGTAGTAACAGTTTCCGAAACCAGCTCTCCCCCACAACTTTTCAGATTTGACAGATTTGCCTCGGCGACAGTATCTGCATCATTAGCCGAAGGTAAAACTATTGCGGACGGAATTGAAGTGATGGAGAGAATCTCACAAAGCGTATTAGATGAAACAATGTACACATCTTTAGATGGACCATCAAAAGATTATCGGGAAAGTGCATCGAGTTTGTTTTTTATATTTGTACTTGCGCTTGTACTGATATATCTGGTATTATCAGCACAATTCGAGAGCTTTCGTGACCCCTTTATAATAATGTTCACTGTTCCGCTTGCAATTGGCGGAGCGATTTTCTCATTGTGGTATTTCGGGCAAACAATTAATATTTTTAGTCAAATCGGACAAATAATGTTGATTGGATTGGTTACGAAAAACGGCATTTTAATAGTTGAATTTGCTAACCAAATCAAAGCAAAAGGCAGTACGCCATTCGAAGCAGCAAAGCTATCAGCGTATTTGAGGTTCAGACCGATTTTGATGACTTCTCTATCTACAATACTCGGTATATTGCCAATAGCATTAGCTATCGGGGCAGGCTCGGAAAGTCGTCGTTCGATGGGTATTGCGGTAATTGGTGGTTTGCTTTTAGCTACACTACTGACTTTGTATGTTATTCCGGCAATTTATTCGTATTTTTCAGGCAAAGAAGCAGTTATGACAGATGAACTTAAAGAAGCTGAAAATTTAGTTGCCGAAACTATAAACTAA